The stretch of DNA GTTATTAATGGTATTAAAAACATCATATTTTTTATTATATGATAATTTTCCATAAAAATCTTTAATTAAACTTTCCTTTTGGTAACAAATATTTGAAAATATAATATCATTATTATTTTTGGAAAAAATTATTGGAATTCCATCTACAAAAACGCAGAAAAAAGAATTATCGCTTTTCAATGGGATTTTTTCTTTTATTTTTTTATATTCTTCTGAATTTTCTATTTTTCTTTTTGATATAAAATCATATTCTTGATTAAGAATTGTATGTATATAGCTACATTCTTTTTCTTTGTATAAACTATCAAATCCTTTTTTTTTGAAAAAATAAATATCCTTTTCTTGCAAAGAATAGATATACGAATTCTTTTTCTTATTCTTTTCGTAGGAAAAATTTTTTAATAAAAAAATTATTTTCTCTTTTAATTGCATTAAATTTTAAATTGTGGATAGTATTAGTTGTTAATAATATATTATTTAACTCTAGTTAATTTTTTTATCCAATCATACCCTTCTTTTTCCAATTTTTCAGCTAATTCACGATTTCCAGATTGAATAATCTTTCCATCATATAAAATATGCATGATGTAATTTGAATTAATATTATCTAATAATCTCTTATAATGAGTTATAACCAAAATAGAATGATTTTTTTCTTTAAAATAATCAATTACTTTGGATACTATCCGTATAGCATCTATATCTAAACCTGAATCGACTTCATCCAAAATAGAAAATAATGGGTTTAACATCATCATTTGAAATATTTCATTACGTTTTTTTTCTCCACCTGAAAATCCATCATTTAAAGAACGATAAATAAAATCTTTTTCTAAATTCAAAAAATAAGATTTTTCTTTAATTTTTTTAATCATTTCTTTAACAGGCATATTTTCCTTTCCTCTTGCTTTTCTAATAGCATTAATAGATGTTTTCATAAAATTAATAATAGGCATTCCTTGTATTTCTATAGGATTTTGGAAGGAAAGAAATATTCCTAAATGAGCACGTTTTTCTGGAGAAAACTTTGTTAAAGTTTTATTTAAAAAATAAATATTTCCTTCAATAATTTTATATTCTTTTTTTCCAGCAATAACAGAAGCAAGAGTACTTTTACCAGAACCATTAGGTCCCATAATAACATGAATTTCTCCAGGAGAAATATTCAAATTAATTCCTTTAATAACTTTTTTTTCTCCTATAGAAACATGTAAATTTTTTATAATCAACATATTTTATTGTTTTATTATCAATATTATCCAACAGACCCTTCTAAAGAGATTTCTAACAATTTTTGTGCTTCTACAGCAAATTCCATAGGAAGCTTTTTTATAATTTCATTACTAAATCCATTGACTATTAAAGAAATCGCTTTATCTGTGTCAATCCCTCTTTGATTACAATAAAAAATTTGATCTTCTCCTATTTTTGAGGTAGTAGCTTCATGTTCTATTTGAGAATTTGTATTATACACATGTATATATGGAAAAGTATGTGCACCACAATAGTCTCCTATTAATAATGAATCACATTGTGAAAAATTTCTTGAATTAATTGCTGTATTTGTTATTTTAACCAATCCTCTATAATTGTTTTGTGCATTTCCAGATGAAATTCCTTTTGATATAATAATACTTTTACTATTTTTTCCTATATGTATCATTTTTGTCCCAGTGTCTGCTTGTTGAAAATCCTTAGTCATAGCTAAAGAATAAAATTCACCTACAGAAAAGTCACCTTTCAAAATACAAGAAGGATATTTCCAAGTAATTGAAGAACCTGTTTCTACTTGTATCCAAGATATTTTAGCATAATCTTCACACAATCCACGCTTCGTAACAAAGTTAAATATCCCACCCTCTCCACTTTTACTTCCAGGATACCAATTCTGTACAGTAGAGTATTTTACTTCTGAATTTTTTAGTGCTATAATTTCTACTACTGCTGCATGTAATTGATTTTCTTTTCTTTGAGGAGCAGTACATCCTTCTAAATAACTAAGATAAGACCCCTCATCTGCAATAATTAAAGTTCTTTCAAATTGCCCAGTTTTATCTTCATTAATGCGAAAATACGTTGATAGTTCCATGGGACAACGTACCCCTTTTGGAATATAACAAAAGGATCCATCAGAAAATACTGCGGAATTAAGAGCAGAATAAAAATTATCTTCCTTTGAAACAACGGTTCCTAAATATTTTTTAATTATATCTGGACACTTTTTTAATGCTTCACTAATAGAACAGAATATAATACCTTTTTCTTCTAATTTTTCTTGAAAAGTAGTAGTCAAAGAAACAGAATCTAATACAATATCTGTTGCTATGCTAGAAATGTCCCCTTTACTAGGGATAGTAATTCCTAATTTTTTAAATGTTTCTATTAATTCTGGATCAATATTTTCTATATTATTAAAATCTATCTTTTTTTTAATAGAGGAATAATAACTTATTCCCTGAAAATCTGGTATTTTATACTTTATATTTGCCCATTTTGGAGGTTTCATTTTTTTCCATATCTTAAATGACTCTAGCCTCCAGTTTAACATCCATTTAGGTTCATCTTTTTTTTCTGTTATTTTATGAATAACTTCTTCATTTAACCCTACTGGAATTTTCTCAGATTCTATAGAAGTATAAAAACCATATTTATATTCAGAATTACTAAATATATCGAGTATATCGTTATTTTTTTTCATGTTTATTTATAACGAAAAACTTTTTCCGCAACCACAGGTATGTTTAGCTTTAGGATTTTTAAAATAAAAACCTTTCCCATTTAATCCATCTGAGTATTCTAAGGTAATTCCTTCTAAATACGGAAAACTATTTTTATCTATTAAAATTTTTATTTTTTCTTGTTGAAAAAATTTATCTTCTTTTTTCTTTTCTTTATCAAAAGAGAGTTCATAAGAAACCCCAGAACATCCTCCATTTTTAACTCCAAATCTAATAAAAGAAATATCTTGAGATAACCCTTCTTCTTTCATGATAGAAAGAAGTTTTTTTTCAGCTTTTTCAGATATAAAAACCATGATATTTGTAATTTAAAAATTCGATCTAACTAGATTAAATATTCTTCTTATCTAAGAAATAGTTTACCCTAAATCCTTCTTTTATTTTCCATTTTTCTGCCATTCCAGCGTTAATTTCTAAAACATATTTTACTATTGAAGGATATAAATCCGGAATTTCCATTTCTTTTATAGGATTAACATTCTTATCTATAAAGATAATAGTATTATATTCATCAATATAAATAATATCTAAAAATTTTCTAACACCTTTAATATTTATTATTTTATATTCTTCCTGATCTCTTAATAAAAATAACATCCCTGTATCTTCTTTAATAGAAGATCTAAATTTTAATCCATTTATTTTTTCAGAATCTTTTTTAGCTATTTCTATTTCTATTTTCTTTATAACAGAATTTCTATCTATAAAATATAAATCTCCATCTCTAATAAATTCTACATTTAGTGAATTTCCAATATCTGAAAAAAAATTATCATTATTATAATAGATATTTTCAGAAGAAAATATTAAAATAAATAAAATAATTGCTGGTAATAAAGTATACACTCTACTCATGATGAAAAAATCATTTTATTATCCTTAATAAGAAGTATTACCCCAAAAATAATAAAAGGAATACTAAGACATTGTCCAGTGTTAAAGAATAAAAAACTAAAAAATTCATCAC from Blattabacterium cuenoti encodes:
- the sufC gene encoding Fe-S cluster assembly ATPase SufC produces the protein MLIIKNLHVSIGEKKVIKGINLNISPGEIHVIMGPNGSGKSTLASVIAGKKEYKIIEGNIYFLNKTLTKFSPEKRAHLGIFLSFQNPIEIQGMPIINFMKTSINAIRKARGKENMPVKEMIKKIKEKSYFLNLEKDFIYRSLNDGFSGGEKKRNEIFQMMMLNPLFSILDEVDSGLDIDAIRIVSKVIDYFKEKNHSILVITHYKRLLDNINSNYIMHILYDGKIIQSGNRELAEKLEKEGYDWIKKLTRVK
- the sufB gene encoding Fe-S cluster assembly protein SufB, giving the protein MKKNNDILDIFSNSEYKYGFYTSIESEKIPVGLNEEVIHKITEKKDEPKWMLNWRLESFKIWKKMKPPKWANIKYKIPDFQGISYYSSIKKKIDFNNIENIDPELIETFKKLGITIPSKGDISSIATDIVLDSVSLTTTFQEKLEEKGIIFCSISEALKKCPDIIKKYLGTVVSKEDNFYSALNSAVFSDGSFCYIPKGVRCPMELSTYFRINEDKTGQFERTLIIADEGSYLSYLEGCTAPQRKENQLHAAVVEIIALKNSEVKYSTVQNWYPGSKSGEGGIFNFVTKRGLCEDYAKISWIQVETGSSITWKYPSCILKGDFSVGEFYSLAMTKDFQQADTGTKMIHIGKNSKSIIISKGISSGNAQNNYRGLVKITNTAINSRNFSQCDSLLIGDYCGAHTFPYIHVYNTNSQIEHEATTSKIGEDQIFYCNQRGIDTDKAISLIVNGFSNEIIKKLPMEFAVEAQKLLEISLEGSVG
- a CDS encoding HesB/IscA family protein, giving the protein MVFISEKAEKKLLSIMKEEGLSQDISFIRFGVKNGGCSGVSYELSFDKEKKKEDKFFQQEKIKILIDKNSFPYLEGITLEYSDGLNGKGFYFKNPKAKHTCGCGKSFSL
- a CDS encoding DUF192 domain-containing protein, whose translation is MSRVYTLLPAIILFILIFSSENIYYNNDNFFSDIGNSLNVEFIRDGDLYFIDRNSVIKKIEIEIAKKDSEKINGLKFRSSIKEDTGMLFLLRDQEEYKIINIKGVRKFLDIIYIDEYNTIIFIDKNVNPIKEMEIPDLYPSIVKYVLEINAGMAEKWKIKEGFRVNYFLDKKNI